A stretch of the Paenibacillus dendritiformis genome encodes the following:
- the pyrR gene encoding bifunctional pyr operon transcriptional regulator/uracil phosphoribosyltransferase PyrR codes for MSTAEWNIIMDEIAIRRALTRITHEILERNKGIDNCVLVGIRTRGIYLAHRIAERIRQIENVDIPVGELDITRYRDDAKREPEQNGELGASFPIHDKKIILCDDVLYTGRTIRAAMDALMDQGRPQMIQLAVLADRGHRELPIRPDYVGKNVPTSRTEEIVVALKEVDGSDEVKIIHHRG; via the coding sequence ATGAGTACGGCGGAGTGGAACATCATTATGGACGAGATAGCGATACGAAGAGCCTTGACCCGCATCACACATGAGATTCTGGAACGGAACAAGGGGATAGACAACTGTGTGCTGGTGGGCATTCGCACGCGCGGCATTTACTTGGCGCACCGGATTGCCGAACGAATCCGGCAGATTGAGAATGTGGATATCCCGGTCGGCGAGCTGGATATTACGCGCTATCGCGACGACGCCAAGCGCGAGCCGGAGCAGAACGGCGAGCTAGGCGCATCCTTCCCGATTCACGACAAGAAAATCATTCTGTGTGATGATGTCCTGTATACGGGTCGCACCATAAGGGCGGCAATGGATGCTCTTATGGACCAGGGCCGGCCGCAAATGATTCAATTGGCTGTCCTGGCAGACCGCGGCCACCGCGAGCTGCCGATACGACCGGATTATGTGGGCAAGAACGTTCCTACCTCTAGAACCGAAGAGATTGTAGTGGCCTTGAAGGAAGTCGATGGTTCAGATGAAGTGAAAATCATACATCACAGGGGGTAA
- a CDS encoding DUF5665 domain-containing protein → MRKQEEKAKRDIEREKEKICTEVPADVPQNEWEERKMMKTIHDYTISLAQKMEKSRLDEYTALLFNPRRLIWVNLVGGVARGVGIAIGVTLFTALIAYILQLLGALNLPIIGDFIADLVRIVQRQLDTKIY, encoded by the coding sequence ATGCGCAAACAAGAGGAGAAGGCCAAGCGGGACATCGAGCGGGAGAAGGAGAAAATTTGTACGGAAGTTCCTGCCGATGTGCCGCAAAATGAGTGGGAAGAACGAAAAATGATGAAGACGATTCATGATTATACGATCAGTCTGGCTCAGAAAATGGAGAAATCCCGCCTTGACGAGTATACGGCATTGCTCTTCAATCCGCGCAGGCTGATCTGGGTGAATCTGGTGGGCGGCGTCGCGCGGGGAGTCGGGATCGCTATCGGGGTCACGTTGTTCACCGCACTGATCGCCTATATTTTACAGCTTCTCGGCGCCTTGAATTTGCCGATTATCGGCGATTTCATTGCGGATCTCGTCCGCATCGTGCAGCGCCAGCTGGATACGAAGATTTATTGA
- a CDS encoding TraR/DksA C4-type zinc finger protein has translation MNSLTSQQLESLKQMLRDKEAQLSRKLADNNHYGLSGSLRENTGELSNVDNHPGDVATELYERGKDIALNEHDEFLLNRIHGALEMIDKGTYGICAVCGRPIPFDRLEAVPFTMYCIEHEPQRQVSDRRPVEEQFLMPPFGRTSLDELDTQNGFDGEDAWQIVEAWGTSNTPAMQEDGNIDDYDNMYIEASDDIDGFVESFESFVATDMTGSDVYIVRNRRYRHYMDSGEGEPLLEPDETGYSLDGSDEAGDAYH, from the coding sequence ATGAATTCATTAACATCACAGCAATTGGAGTCGCTCAAGCAGATGCTGCGCGACAAAGAGGCTCAACTTAGCCGCAAGCTGGCCGATAACAACCATTACGGACTATCCGGATCGCTCCGGGAGAATACCGGAGAATTGTCCAATGTGGACAATCACCCGGGGGATGTCGCCACCGAACTGTATGAACGGGGCAAGGACATCGCCTTGAACGAGCATGATGAATTTCTGCTCAACCGCATTCACGGCGCCCTGGAGATGATCGACAAAGGCACTTACGGCATTTGCGCCGTCTGCGGGCGTCCGATTCCTTTCGATCGGTTGGAAGCCGTGCCTTTTACGATGTACTGCATCGAGCATGAGCCGCAGCGCCAAGTATCCGATCGCCGGCCGGTGGAGGAACAATTCCTGATGCCGCCCTTCGGCCGCACGAGCCTGGATGAATTGGATACCCAAAACGGCTTCGACGGAGAGGACGCATGGCAGATTGTCGAAGCGTGGGGCACGTCGAACACTCCGGCCATGCAGGAAGACGGCAATATCGATGACTATGACAACATGTACATTGAAGCATCCGACGATATCGACGGGTTCGTCGAATCGTTCGAGAGCTTCGTCGCCACCGATATGACCGGAAGCGATGTGTACATCGTGCGCAACCGGCGTTACCGTCACTATATGGACAGCGGGGAAGGAGAGCCGCTGCTCGAGCCGGATGAGACAGGCTATTCGCTAGACGGCTCCGATGAAGCCGGCGACGCTTATCATTAA
- a CDS encoding aspartate carbamoyltransferase catalytic subunit, with protein MAVVHLERSLKERSLLGLKEMSKQEMESILDRADYWNRQPIKVSHVLKDKFATNLFFESSTRTRCSFEVAEKRLGAEVINFTAQASSVEKGESIYDTVRTLESMGMDAGVIRLKPVGLLEQIAERVKMPLVNAGDGNNEHPTQALLDMYTMRKHFGELSGLNVAIVGDIQHSRVARSNLWALRKFGANVSFCAPEHMRANDLDAPYISIEEAVQADVVMMLRLQLERHEGDKAGPAEQYRAQYGLTLERVAGMKPHSIIMHPAPVNRNVEIDDAVVECEQARIFDQMANGVPVRMAVMERAMA; from the coding sequence ATGGCGGTAGTTCACCTGGAGCGTTCACTGAAAGAACGGAGCTTGCTTGGTTTGAAGGAGATGAGCAAGCAGGAAATGGAGTCCATTCTGGACCGTGCCGATTACTGGAATCGCCAGCCCATCAAAGTAAGCCATGTGCTCAAGGACAAATTCGCCACGAATCTGTTCTTCGAGAGCAGCACCCGAACCCGCTGTTCGTTCGAGGTGGCCGAGAAGCGGCTCGGCGCGGAAGTCATAAATTTCACGGCCCAGGCTTCCAGTGTGGAAAAGGGAGAATCCATCTATGATACGGTGCGGACGCTCGAATCGATGGGGATGGATGCGGGCGTTATCCGCCTGAAGCCGGTAGGTCTCCTGGAACAAATAGCGGAGCGGGTCAAAATGCCCTTGGTCAATGCCGGGGACGGCAACAACGAGCATCCGACGCAGGCGCTCCTGGATATGTATACGATGCGGAAGCATTTCGGAGAGCTGTCGGGTCTGAACGTCGCTATCGTGGGGGATATTCAGCATAGCCGGGTCGCGCGCTCGAATCTGTGGGCGCTGCGGAAGTTCGGTGCGAACGTCAGCTTCTGCGCCCCGGAGCATATGCGGGCGAACGACTTGGATGCCCCGTACATCTCCATCGAAGAAGCGGTGCAGGCCGATGTCGTCATGATGCTGCGCCTCCAGCTGGAACGGCACGAAGGAGATAAGGCGGGGCCGGCGGAGCAATATCGGGCCCAGTACGGATTGACACTTGAACGCGTTGCAGGAATGAAGCCTCATAGCATCATTATGCATCCGGCTCCGGTCAACCGCAACGTCGAAATCGATGACGCCGTGGTGGAATGCGAACAGGCGCGGATTTTTGACCAGATGGCTAACGGGGTGCCGGTGCGGATGGCGGTCATGGAGCGGGCCATGGCGTAA
- a CDS encoding dihydroorotase: MLVIANANILNEAEELQLADLWIEDGHIQKIIPAGSEPAGAAEVCDVQGKFVSAGFIDMHVHLREPGFEHKETIATGTRSAARGGFTTIACMPNTRPVLGTPESIRSIYDKAETEGIVKVLPYGSITVNELGRELTDFAALKEAGAIGFTDDGVGVQNAQMMKDAMTLAKELDMPIIAHCEDDSLVKGRAVTEGEFARKHGLKGIPNESEAIHVGRDILLAEATGVHYHVCHVSTEQSIRLIRQAKQLGIRVTAEVCPHHLLLSDEDIPGMDANWKMNPPLRSPRDVAACIEGLEDGTIDILVTDHAPHSEEEKARGMELAPFGIVGLETAFPLLYTRFVATGKWTLSFLIRRMTTDPASVFGLAAGRLEPGAPADITVIDLEAEHEVNPEEFLSKGRNTPFTGWKLKGWPVMTLVDGRVVWSKP, translated from the coding sequence ATGCTAGTGATTGCGAATGCAAATATATTAAATGAAGCAGAGGAACTTCAGCTTGCGGACTTATGGATAGAGGATGGACACATCCAAAAAATCATTCCTGCCGGCTCGGAACCGGCCGGAGCGGCCGAAGTATGCGATGTGCAGGGCAAATTTGTCTCGGCGGGCTTCATCGATATGCATGTGCATTTGCGCGAGCCCGGCTTCGAACATAAGGAAACGATCGCTACCGGGACGCGTTCAGCTGCCAGAGGCGGATTTACCACGATTGCCTGCATGCCGAATACCCGCCCGGTCCTGGGCACTCCGGAGTCGATTCGCTCCATCTATGACAAGGCGGAGACGGAAGGCATCGTGAAGGTGCTTCCGTACGGCTCCATCACGGTCAATGAGCTGGGCCGGGAGCTGACAGACTTCGCCGCGTTGAAAGAAGCCGGCGCGATTGGCTTCACCGATGACGGAGTCGGCGTCCAGAATGCGCAGATGATGAAGGACGCCATGACCTTGGCCAAGGAGCTGGACATGCCCATTATCGCTCACTGCGAGGATGACTCGCTCGTCAAGGGGCGGGCGGTCACCGAAGGGGAATTCGCCCGCAAGCACGGATTGAAGGGAATTCCGAATGAATCGGAAGCCATTCATGTCGGGCGGGACATTCTGCTCGCGGAAGCGACCGGTGTCCATTATCATGTGTGCCACGTCAGCACGGAGCAATCGATACGCCTTATCCGGCAGGCGAAGCAATTGGGCATCCGGGTTACGGCGGAAGTATGCCCTCACCATCTGCTGCTCTCGGATGAAGATATTCCGGGAATGGATGCGAACTGGAAAATGAACCCGCCGCTGCGCTCGCCTCGCGACGTGGCCGCCTGCATCGAAGGGCTGGAGGATGGAACGATTGATATTCTCGTCACCGACCATGCGCCGCATAGCGAAGAAGAGAAGGCCAGAGGAATGGAGCTGGCGCCGTTCGGCATCGTCGGACTGGAGACGGCCTTCCCGCTGCTCTACACCCGCTTCGTCGCTACCGGGAAATGGACGCTGTCCTTCCTCATCCGGCGGATGACGACGGATCCGGCCAGCGTATTCGGACTCGCGGCCGGACGGCTGGAGCCGGGAGCGCCTGCCGATATTACGGTGATTGACCTGGAAGCGGAGCATGAGGTGAACCCGGAAGAGTTCTTGTCCAAAGGACGGAATACGCCGTTCACGGGTTGGAAGCTGAAGGGCTGGCCGGTCATGACGCTGGTCGACGGACGCGTCGTATGGAGCAAGCCATAA
- the ileS gene encoding isoleucine--tRNA ligase has protein sequence MKKVDVKERARERELRVLQRWNEQNTFQKSIEQREGKPNYVFYEGPPTANGAPHIGHVLGRVIKDFIGRYKTMSGYRVLRKAGWDTHGLPVELGVEKQLGISGKQEIEKYGVEEFVKKCKASVFEYEKQWRELTEAIGYWTNMDDPYITLDNRYIESVWHILSTIHNKGLLYRGHRVSPYCPCCQTTLSSHEVAQGYETVKDLSATVKFKLKDSGEYVLAWTTTPWTLPAHAALAMNPDMDYVRVQQEDGVYIVAKNLADNVMQGEYTILSEHKGAEFIGKTYDAPFTYIKPEKGHRIVAAGFVTDSSGTGIVHMAPAHGEDDYKSCRENGISFVSVVDARGRYTEEVTDFAGRFVKDCDIDIVKALSEQKTLYSKEKYEHSYPFCWRCKSPLLYYATESWFIKTTAVKDQLIENNSKVDWYPSHIREGRFGNFLEDLVDWNISRNRYWGTPLNVWVCSSCKEEYAPGSRADLIARAVGPVAEDIELHKPYVDEVKLRCPHCEHGVMERTPEVIDVWFDSGSMPFAQFHHPFGDEQAFNEQYPADMICEGIDQTRGWFFSLLAVSTLYKGKAPYKAVIATGHILDENGQKMSKSKGNVIDPWEIINAYGTDAFRWALLSDSAPWNSKRFSKQIVAEAKSKVIDTLVNTHAFYVLYANIDQYDAQAYEERPSANKLDRWILSRLHSLIGTVTKGLDANDFLNPAKAIEAYVDELSNWYIRRSRDRFWGSGMTDDKLSAYQTLRKVLLTLAKLAAPYAPMIADDIYVNLGGERESVHLDDYPQADASLIDAELEQDMETARQIVELARNVRNETGIKTRQPLSELIISLDRPFHLADYEAVIQDEINVKEIRLETSDSGFVDFVLKLNLKVAGKKYGKNVGPMQNALKSMTADETRRIVEQGQWTFTAADGEEMTVTRDELLVEKQAKAGFASASGYQMTVALNTEITPELEQEGWVREVVRGIQDTRKKLDLPIEKRVDLVIDADAELTAAIQAFDATLRENVLVASVSFGEVEGMDAIEVGSKTIRVRIS, from the coding sequence GTGAAAAAAGTAGATGTAAAAGAGCGGGCCCGCGAGCGGGAGCTGCGGGTGCTGCAGAGATGGAATGAACAGAATACGTTCCAGAAATCGATCGAGCAGCGCGAAGGCAAGCCGAACTATGTGTTCTATGAAGGACCGCCGACGGCGAACGGAGCGCCGCATATCGGGCATGTGCTCGGCCGGGTCATCAAGGATTTCATCGGCCGCTACAAGACGATGTCCGGGTACCGCGTCCTCCGCAAGGCCGGCTGGGATACGCACGGATTGCCCGTCGAGCTTGGCGTGGAGAAGCAATTGGGCATCTCCGGCAAGCAGGAGATCGAGAAATACGGGGTCGAGGAATTTGTCAAGAAATGCAAGGCCAGCGTCTTCGAGTATGAGAAGCAATGGCGGGAGCTGACGGAAGCGATCGGCTACTGGACCAATATGGACGATCCGTATATTACCCTCGACAATCGCTATATCGAAAGCGTATGGCATATTTTATCCACGATCCATAACAAAGGCCTGCTCTATCGCGGCCATCGCGTCAGCCCGTATTGCCCGTGCTGCCAGACGACCCTCAGCTCGCATGAGGTGGCGCAAGGATACGAGACAGTCAAGGATCTGTCGGCGACCGTCAAGTTCAAGCTGAAGGACAGCGGGGAATACGTGCTGGCCTGGACGACGACGCCATGGACGCTGCCGGCGCATGCGGCGCTGGCGATGAACCCGGATATGGACTATGTGCGGGTGCAGCAGGAGGACGGCGTCTATATCGTAGCCAAAAATCTCGCCGATAACGTGATGCAGGGCGAATACACGATTCTGTCGGAGCATAAAGGGGCCGAATTCATCGGCAAGACCTATGATGCGCCCTTTACCTACATCAAGCCCGAGAAAGGCCATCGGATCGTCGCGGCCGGGTTCGTTACGGATTCGAGCGGAACCGGGATCGTCCATATGGCGCCGGCCCATGGGGAAGACGACTACAAGAGCTGCCGCGAGAACGGCATCAGCTTCGTCAGCGTCGTGGACGCCCGCGGCCGCTATACGGAGGAAGTGACCGACTTCGCGGGCCGCTTCGTCAAAGATTGCGATATTGACATCGTCAAGGCGCTGTCGGAGCAGAAGACGCTCTACAGCAAAGAAAAATATGAGCACAGCTATCCGTTCTGCTGGCGCTGCAAATCGCCGCTGCTCTATTATGCGACGGAATCCTGGTTCATTAAGACGACAGCGGTTAAAGATCAATTAATTGAAAATAACAGCAAGGTAGACTGGTATCCATCCCATATTCGCGAAGGACGATTCGGCAATTTCCTTGAAGATCTCGTCGATTGGAACATCAGCCGGAACCGTTATTGGGGGACGCCGCTCAACGTCTGGGTCTGCTCCTCCTGCAAGGAAGAATATGCGCCTGGCAGCCGCGCAGATCTGATCGCGCGGGCGGTCGGTCCGGTAGCGGAGGATATCGAGCTTCACAAGCCGTACGTCGATGAAGTGAAGCTGCGCTGCCCGCACTGCGAGCATGGCGTGATGGAGCGTACGCCGGAAGTCATCGACGTATGGTTCGACAGCGGCTCCATGCCGTTCGCCCAGTTCCATCACCCATTCGGCGATGAACAAGCATTCAACGAGCAGTATCCGGCCGATATGATCTGCGAAGGAATCGACCAGACGCGGGGCTGGTTCTTCAGCCTGCTGGCCGTATCGACGCTCTACAAAGGCAAAGCGCCATACAAGGCCGTGATTGCGACGGGCCATATTTTGGATGAGAACGGACAAAAAATGTCCAAATCGAAAGGCAATGTCATCGATCCGTGGGAAATTATTAATGCGTATGGCACGGATGCCTTCCGTTGGGCGCTCCTGTCGGACAGCGCGCCATGGAACTCGAAGCGCTTCTCGAAGCAAATTGTCGCGGAAGCGAAGTCCAAGGTAATCGACACCCTTGTCAACACGCACGCCTTCTATGTGCTGTATGCCAATATCGATCAGTACGATGCGCAGGCCTATGAAGAGCGCCCATCCGCCAACAAGCTGGACCGCTGGATTCTGTCTAGGCTGCACTCGCTTATCGGGACGGTGACGAAGGGGCTGGACGCGAATGATTTCCTGAATCCGGCCAAAGCGATTGAAGCTTATGTGGACGAGCTGAGCAACTGGTACATCCGCCGTTCCCGCGACCGCTTCTGGGGCAGCGGCATGACCGACGACAAGCTGTCGGCATACCAGACGCTGCGCAAGGTGCTCTTAACCTTGGCGAAGCTGGCCGCGCCTTATGCGCCGATGATTGCGGACGATATCTACGTCAATCTGGGCGGTGAACGCGAGAGCGTACACCTGGACGATTATCCGCAGGCAGACGCGTCGCTTATCGATGCGGAGCTGGAGCAGGATATGGAGACGGCCCGCCAGATTGTCGAGCTGGCCCGCAATGTTCGGAACGAGACCGGAATCAAGACGAGACAGCCGCTCTCCGAGCTGATCATCTCCCTTGACCGTCCGTTCCATCTGGCGGATTATGAAGCGGTCATCCAGGACGAGATCAATGTGAAGGAGATTCGTCTGGAGACGAGCGACAGCGGGTTTGTCGATTTCGTCTTGAAGCTGAACCTGAAGGTGGCGGGCAAGAAGTACGGCAAAAACGTCGGCCCGATGCAGAACGCCTTGAAGTCGATGACAGCCGACGAGACGCGCCGCATCGTCGAGCAGGGACAGTGGACATTCACGGCAGCGGATGGCGAGGAAATGACCGTAACGCGCGATGAACTGCTCGTGGAGAAGCAGGCGAAGGCCGGATTTGCGTCCGCTTCGGGCTACCAGATGACGGTGGCGCTCAACACCGAGATCACGCCGGAGCTGGAACAAGAAGGCTGGGTGCGGGAGGTCGTCCGCGGCATTCAGGATACGCGCAAGAAGCTGGATCTGCCGATTGAGAAGCGGGTCGATCTCGTCATTGACGCCGATGCGGAGCTTACCGCGGCGATTCAGGCATTCGATGCGACGCTTCGCGAGAATGTGCTCGTCGCGTCGGTCTCCTTCGGCGAAGTTGAAGGCATGGATGCGATCGAAGTCGGTTCCAAGACGATCCGGGTGCGGATATCGTAA
- the lspA gene encoding signal peptidase II translates to MWYYLIAVIVFLIDQGTKWVIATRLTLYEQIPVIGNFFLITSHRNTGAAFSILEDQRWFFVIVTIIVASGIIWYMYKIRHQQGHILPVGLSLILGGALGNFLDRLLTGEVVDFLQFNFGSYTFPIFNVADMGITIGVGLVLLDAMLSVKREKALEAEIQQLEAGQGRPEDGQSKEGSTQ, encoded by the coding sequence GTGTGGTACTACCTTATCGCTGTGATCGTGTTCCTCATCGATCAAGGCACGAAATGGGTTATCGCGACCCGATTGACTCTATATGAGCAAATTCCGGTAATCGGCAATTTTTTCTTAATCACGTCGCATCGCAATACCGGAGCCGCGTTCAGCATCCTTGAAGATCAGCGCTGGTTTTTCGTCATCGTCACGATCATTGTCGCTAGCGGAATTATTTGGTATATGTACAAAATCCGGCATCAGCAAGGGCATATTTTGCCTGTAGGACTGAGCCTTATCCTCGGGGGAGCGCTCGGCAATTTCCTTGATCGGCTGCTCACGGGGGAGGTTGTCGATTTTCTTCAATTTAATTTCGGATCGTATACCTTCCCGATCTTCAACGTCGCCGACATGGGCATTACAATCGGCGTCGGCTTGGTGCTGCTTGACGCAATGCTGTCCGTGAAGCGGGAAAAGGCCCTTGAGGCCGAAATTCAGCAGCTTGAAGCCGGGCAAGGCCGTCCAGAAGACGGACAATCGAAGGAAGGATCGACGCAATGA
- a CDS encoding carbamoyl phosphate synthase small subunit, which produces MQARLLLEDGTLFTGAGFGAEGETTGEVVFSTGMTGYQEVLSDPSYCGQIVTMTYPLIGNYGITRDDFEAIRPHVHGFVVRRHELVPSNWRAEYSVDRLLKEYSIVGISGIDTRMLTRKLRHYGTMKGILTTGSEPVEALMERLAGTESRTDQVALTSTKHIYSSPGNGPRIVLVDYGAKTGILRELTKRGCDVVVVPHDTTADEIRRLRPDGIQLSNGPGDPKNVPHAVATVRELIGEFPLFGICLGHQIFALACGADTGRLKFGHRGGNHPVKELATNRCYITSQNHGYAVLEESVKDTDLQVTHINNNDKTIEGLKHATAPAFSVQYHPEASPGPYDSSYLFDQFLDMIREHQSNRTSVPRQAELAAQLKGAR; this is translated from the coding sequence ATGCAGGCTAGATTATTATTGGAGGATGGCACGCTGTTCACGGGGGCCGGCTTCGGAGCAGAAGGCGAGACGACGGGAGAGGTCGTGTTCAGCACTGGGATGACAGGATATCAGGAGGTGCTGTCCGACCCGTCCTACTGCGGTCAAATCGTAACGATGACCTATCCGCTTATCGGCAATTACGGCATTACCCGGGACGACTTCGAAGCGATTCGCCCGCATGTGCACGGCTTCGTCGTCCGCCGGCATGAGCTGGTGCCGAGCAACTGGCGCGCCGAATATTCGGTCGACCGCCTGCTGAAGGAATATAGCATTGTCGGCATCAGCGGCATCGATACGCGGATGCTTACGCGCAAGCTGCGTCACTACGGGACGATGAAGGGAATCCTGACGACGGGAAGCGAGCCGGTCGAAGCGCTGATGGAGCGGCTTGCCGGCACGGAATCGCGCACGGACCAGGTCGCGCTGACTTCAACGAAGCATATTTACTCCAGCCCCGGCAATGGCCCGCGCATCGTGCTGGTTGACTATGGCGCGAAGACCGGCATTCTCAGAGAGCTGACGAAGCGCGGCTGCGATGTCGTCGTCGTGCCCCATGATACGACGGCCGATGAGATCCGGCGCCTTCGACCGGACGGCATTCAATTGTCCAACGGGCCTGGGGATCCGAAGAATGTGCCGCATGCGGTCGCTACGGTCCGCGAGCTTATCGGCGAGTTCCCGCTGTTCGGCATCTGCCTTGGCCATCAAATCTTCGCGCTCGCTTGCGGAGCGGATACCGGCCGGCTCAAATTCGGACACCGCGGCGGCAATCACCCGGTCAAAGAACTGGCGACGAACCGCTGCTATATTACATCGCAAAATCATGGCTATGCGGTATTGGAGGAATCCGTCAAGGACACGGACCTGCAGGTTACCCATATCAATAATAACGACAAGACGATCGAAGGACTCAAGCATGCGACGGCGCCTGCCTTCTCGGTGCAGTATCATCCGGAAGCTTCGCCGGGACCGTATGACAGCAGCTATCTGTTCGACCAATTCCTCGATATGATCCGGGAGCATCAGAGCAATCGGACATCGGTGCCGCGTCAGGCGGAACTGGCCGCACAGCTGAAAGGAGCGCGTTAA
- a CDS encoding RluA family pseudouridine synthase produces the protein MTDLRIPSSEEENQEGLEQDALHWTVTEADAGERIDKYITEALEEPVSRSQVQIWIRDAHLLVNGRSVKPNYKVGSGDEIELRIPEPASTDIVPEAIPLDIYYEDADVIVINKPRGMVVHPAPGHLSGTVVNALMHHCRDLSGINGELRPGIVHRIDKDTSGLLMAAKNDRAHAELAAQLKAHTVLRKYKALVHGNLAHDQGTIDAPIGRDPHDRKMFAVTDRNSKRAVTHFQAAERFGDVTLVELQLETGRTHQIRVHMKYIGHPLVGDPMYTRGVRGLTMDGQALHAATLGFVHPVSGELLQFEAPLPDDMEHLLYMLRNR, from the coding sequence ATGACAGACTTACGAATCCCATCTTCAGAGGAAGAAAATCAAGAAGGCTTGGAGCAAGATGCGCTGCATTGGACGGTTACCGAAGCGGACGCCGGGGAGCGCATCGATAAATACATAACCGAAGCGCTGGAGGAACCGGTATCCCGATCGCAGGTGCAGATCTGGATTCGGGATGCTCATTTGCTGGTGAACGGGCGAAGCGTCAAGCCGAACTACAAGGTCGGCTCCGGCGACGAGATCGAACTCCGGATTCCGGAGCCGGCCTCGACGGATATTGTTCCGGAGGCGATTCCGCTCGATATTTATTATGAGGATGCCGATGTTATCGTGATCAACAAACCGCGGGGGATGGTGGTTCATCCCGCGCCGGGACATCTGTCGGGAACGGTGGTGAACGCCCTTATGCACCACTGCCGCGATCTGTCCGGCATTAACGGCGAGCTTCGTCCCGGCATTGTGCATCGCATCGACAAGGACACGTCCGGGCTGCTGATGGCCGCCAAGAACGACCGGGCCCATGCGGAGCTGGCTGCGCAGTTGAAGGCGCACACGGTGCTGCGGAAATATAAGGCGCTCGTTCACGGCAATCTGGCCCATGATCAAGGCACAATCGATGCGCCGATCGGCCGGGATCCGCATGACCGCAAAATGTTCGCTGTGACCGACCGCAACAGCAAGCGGGCCGTGACCCATTTCCAGGCAGCCGAGAGGTTCGGGGATGTCACGTTGGTGGAGCTGCAACTGGAGACGGGCAGAACCCACCAGATTCGCGTCCATATGAAATATATCGGACATCCGCTCGTCGGCGATCCGATGTATACGCGCGGCGTGCGCGGCCTAACGATGGATGGCCAAGCCCTTCATGCGGCCACCTTGGGATTCGTTCATCCTGTCAGCGGTGAGTTGCTGCAGTTCGAGGCTCCGCTGCCGGACGATATGGAGCATCTCCTGTACATGCTGCGCAACCGGTAG